The following are from one region of the Nitrospinota bacterium genome:
- the flhA gene encoding flagellar biosynthesis protein FlhA: MTPKDGMPAFAKYSDIGLALTLVTVVTLMVIPLPSLMLDIFLAFSITLAMIILMISIYMKSALELRAFPSILLIITLFRLSLNVASTRLILTHGNEGTAAAGKVIESFGSFVVGGNYVVGAVIFIILVLINFIVITKGSVRTSEVAARFTLDAIPGKQMSIDADLNAGLINEEQARKRRRTLEEEADFYGSMDGAIRFVRGDAVAGIIITIINILGGFAIGVFQQDMTVMDAIGVYTILTIGDGLVTQIPALIVSTSSGLIVTRATSDKDMGSDIAGQFLLHPKAFAIASGVLGCFGVVPGLPHTAFFFLAFLAGLIAYLTHQAELDMMKAKEIEEKERTEAPVQEKVESLLPLDAMELEIGYELIPLVDASQDGELLDRIKSIRRQFALEMGFVVPPLHIRDNLQLKPNEYSILIKGVEIAKGELWMNHYLAMDPGTGVEPIPGTRTTEPTFGLPALWISEGNKERAKSAGYTVVDVATVLTTHIKETIKKHASELLGRQEVYNLIETFKEHSPKVVEDLVPNVLSLGQVQKVLQSLLSEEISVRDLGTILETLSEWAPIIKDSDILAEYVRQNLARPITKQFQTSEGKIPVIALNKHIEDNVADAVKQTAHGTYLALEPDMAQKLIDKIKKEMEKFSLLNYQPILLTSPGIRLHLKRLTERFIPNLVVLSHNEILPSAEVETLSVVSG; the protein is encoded by the coding sequence ATGACGCCTAAGGACGGAATGCCGGCTTTCGCCAAATATAGCGACATTGGCCTGGCCCTGACTCTGGTGACGGTAGTGACCTTAATGGTCATACCACTGCCATCGCTGATGCTCGATATTTTCCTCGCCTTCTCGATTACCCTGGCGATGATCATCCTCATGATATCGATATACATGAAATCGGCTCTTGAACTGAGAGCTTTTCCTTCGATACTCCTGATAATCACCCTTTTCCGCCTCTCCCTGAACGTTGCCTCCACGCGCCTGATCCTTACGCATGGAAACGAGGGGACTGCCGCCGCGGGAAAAGTCATCGAAAGTTTCGGAAGTTTTGTCGTGGGGGGCAACTACGTTGTCGGCGCGGTTATATTCATAATCCTCGTCCTCATCAATTTCATAGTTATCACTAAAGGCTCCGTCCGTACCTCGGAAGTTGCCGCGAGATTCACCCTCGATGCCATCCCCGGCAAACAGATGTCGATAGATGCCGATCTCAACGCCGGGCTAATCAACGAAGAGCAGGCAAGAAAAAGACGGAGAACTCTTGAAGAAGAAGCCGACTTCTACGGAAGCATGGACGGCGCGATCCGCTTCGTACGCGGAGACGCGGTTGCGGGGATAATCATCACCATAATAAACATACTCGGCGGATTCGCCATCGGCGTGTTCCAGCAGGACATGACCGTAATGGACGCTATCGGCGTATATACGATCCTGACCATCGGAGACGGCCTCGTTACCCAGATACCGGCCTTGATAGTTTCCACGTCATCCGGTCTTATCGTCACCCGTGCTACATCAGACAAGGATATGGGTTCCGATATCGCGGGGCAGTTCCTCCTTCATCCGAAAGCGTTCGCCATTGCATCCGGCGTACTTGGATGTTTCGGCGTGGTACCGGGCCTTCCGCATACAGCGTTCTTCTTCCTGGCCTTCCTCGCAGGCCTTATCGCCTACCTTACCCACCAGGCCGAGCTCGACATGATGAAGGCAAAGGAGATAGAAGAGAAAGAGAGAACCGAAGCCCCCGTTCAGGAGAAGGTGGAATCGCTCCTCCCTCTTGACGCGATGGAACTTGAGATAGGATATGAACTTATTCCGCTTGTCGACGCATCGCAGGACGGGGAACTTCTCGACAGGATAAAATCTATCCGCAGGCAGTTTGCCCTTGAGATGGGATTTGTGGTTCCGCCGCTCCATATACGCGATAACCTCCAGTTGAAACCGAATGAATACTCCATCCTGATAAAGGGTGTAGAAATAGCCAAAGGCGAGCTTTGGATGAACCACTATCTCGCAATGGATCCGGGCACCGGCGTTGAGCCTATACCGGGCACCAGGACCACCGAGCCTACATTCGGACTCCCGGCGCTTTGGATATCCGAAGGGAACAAGGAGCGGGCGAAATCGGCCGGATATACCGTTGTCGACGTTGCCACTGTGCTCACGACCCACATTAAAGAGACGATTAAGAAACATGCCTCCGAGCTTCTCGGCAGACAGGAAGTGTACAACCTCATCGAGACCTTCAAGGAACACTCACCGAAGGTCGTCGAGGATCTTGTTCCGAATGTCCTTTCACTCGGACAGGTGCAAAAGGTTCTTCAATCGCTTCTTTCTGAGGAAATTTCCGTGCGCGATCTTGGAACCATTCTGGAAACCCTTTCCGAATGGGCGCCGATAATAAAGGACAGCGACATACTCGCCGAATATGTAAGGCAGAATCTCGCAAGACCTATCACCAAACAGTTCCAGACAAGCGAAGGGAAAATACCGGTCATCGCGCTAAACAAACATATCGAAGACAACGTAGCCGATGCCGTAAAACAGACTGCTCATGGCACATATCTTGCTCTTGAACCTGACATGGCGCAAAAACTGATCGATAAAATAAAAAAGGAGATGGAGAAATTCTCACTCCTCAACTACCAGCCGATACTCCTTACCTCCCCCGGCATAAGACTGCATCTGAAACGTCTTACCGAGAGGTTCATCCCGAATCTGGTAGTGCTCTCTCATAACGAAATACTCCCCTCAGCCGAGGTTGAGACCTTATCGGTGGTGAGCGGATGA
- the flhF gene encoding flagellar biosynthesis protein FlhF yields the protein MNIRKYRAVDMKSAIARIKADMGPDAVILSTKQVTNTNGAFGIFARPLIEITAALDPEGKTKKREEKNYGDDTYNGESLRESSPRRNSSYRRKSEPAREESKNDIESMLSVLEPIFTEITELKSMVSSTSQAEAIGRTDLKKAARLSDELQEMKSMFGIMLEDSAFVKGLNLDTNYLLCYRKMLELGIEPQYALRLVQKVRDNVPGGREIDIKSIYSEVKKNLAESLLIGEPIKPYVGGPRVVSLIGPTGVGKTTTVAKIAADLTLEGKKVGLITIDTYRIAAVEQLKIYAGILNIPLEVVLTPDELATAISDFSSKDVIIIDTAGRSQRDSEKLDELSSFLSVSDLIENYLVLSASSDSAVLDQSINNFGTIPITGLIFTKMDETLKPGVVISQNFKTGLPITYLTNGQKVPEDIEKATAGSIADSIFSKD from the coding sequence ATGAACATAAGAAAATACCGCGCCGTAGACATGAAATCGGCCATCGCCAGGATAAAGGCGGACATGGGCCCGGACGCAGTGATACTCAGCACCAAACAGGTGACCAATACCAACGGGGCGTTCGGCATTTTTGCCAGACCGCTCATCGAGATCACCGCCGCGCTCGACCCCGAAGGGAAAACCAAAAAGAGAGAAGAAAAGAATTACGGAGACGACACCTATAACGGAGAGAGCCTTAGAGAAAGCTCCCCCAGAAGGAACTCGTCATACAGAAGAAAAAGCGAGCCAGCCAGAGAAGAGAGCAAGAACGATATCGAATCGATGCTAAGCGTTCTGGAGCCGATATTCACGGAGATCACCGAGCTGAAAAGCATGGTCTCCTCCACCTCGCAGGCGGAGGCTATCGGGCGAACCGACCTGAAGAAAGCCGCAAGACTTTCTGATGAGCTTCAGGAAATGAAATCGATGTTCGGGATCATGCTGGAAGATTCGGCGTTTGTAAAAGGGCTGAACCTCGATACGAACTACCTCCTCTGCTACCGGAAAATGCTTGAGCTCGGCATTGAGCCTCAATACGCTCTCCGCCTCGTTCAAAAGGTGCGGGATAACGTTCCCGGCGGGAGGGAGATAGATATCAAAAGCATCTATTCCGAGGTGAAGAAAAACCTGGCCGAATCTCTCCTGATTGGCGAACCTATCAAACCGTATGTTGGCGGGCCAAGAGTCGTCTCCCTTATCGGACCGACAGGCGTGGGGAAAACGACCACCGTTGCAAAAATAGCCGCAGACCTCACTCTCGAAGGGAAGAAGGTCGGCCTTATCACGATAGACACTTACAGGATCGCGGCGGTTGAACAGCTTAAAATTTACGCGGGGATACTGAACATACCTCTAGAAGTGGTTCTGACGCCGGATGAACTCGCTACCGCCATTTCGGACTTCTCGTCAAAGGATGTCATCATTATCGATACAGCGGGGCGGAGCCAGCGCGACAGCGAAAAGCTCGACGAACTCTCTTCGTTCCTCTCAGTAAGCGACCTCATCGAAAACTACCTGGTGCTGAGCGCGTCGTCCGACAGCGCGGTGCTCGACCAGTCGATAAACAATTTCGGCACTATCCCCATCACTGGGCTGATCTTCACGAAAATGGACGAGACCCTCAAGCCGGGGGTGGTAATTTCGCAGAACTTCAAAACAGGGTTGCCGATAACCTATTTAACGAATGGACAAAAAGTTCCGGAAGACATTGAAAAAGCTACTGCCGGAAGCATTGCCGACTCAATTTTTTCTAAAGATTGA
- a CDS encoding MinD/ParA family protein — translation MDQAGTLRKMATSAEEAGTEKQHIKGIAVASGKGGVGKTNIVANTAFELCRKGKKVLVFDADMGLGNIHILLGLAPKYNIGHVLTGSKKLRDILVEGPGGIAILPASTGNKKYSEITTEEKLVLKTELEILQKEFDYIIFDIGAGISANVMFFCSAVEDVVVIATPEPTSFSDAYAIMKVLSRDYLVKKFKLLVNMCYSRKEAISIFQRLVMVADKFGLGIKIDFLGHIIDDDSVSKAVRKQQLVCNTFPNSESSKCIINIADTLEKTLTGGEISWANVFNGSE, via the coding sequence ATGGATCAGGCGGGAACGTTAAGAAAAATGGCAACCAGCGCCGAAGAAGCCGGAACTGAAAAACAGCATATCAAAGGGATTGCTGTTGCCAGCGGTAAAGGTGGCGTGGGGAAAACCAACATAGTGGCAAACACCGCCTTCGAACTTTGCCGCAAGGGGAAAAAGGTGCTCGTGTTCGACGCCGATATGGGACTCGGCAATATCCATATCCTCCTCGGCCTCGCGCCCAAATATAACATCGGCCACGTCCTTACAGGCTCGAAAAAACTGCGCGACATCCTCGTTGAGGGGCCGGGCGGGATCGCTATCCTTCCCGCATCCACGGGAAATAAGAAATACAGCGAAATAACAACTGAAGAAAAACTCGTACTTAAAACAGAGCTCGAGATCCTGCAGAAGGAGTTTGACTACATAATCTTCGACATCGGCGCGGGGATATCGGCAAACGTCATGTTCTTCTGCTCTGCCGTTGAAGATGTCGTGGTTATCGCCACTCCGGAGCCGACATCATTCTCCGATGCGTACGCAATCATGAAGGTTCTTTCGCGGGACTACCTCGTAAAGAAATTCAAGCTCCTCGTGAACATGTGCTACTCGCGAAAAGAGGCTATAAGCATCTTCCAGAGGCTCGTTATGGTCGCCGACAAATTCGGACTCGGCATCAAGATCGATTTTCTCGGCCATATCATAGACGATGATTCAGTCAGCAAGGCCGTAAGGAAACAGCAGCTGGTCTGCAACACCTTCCCGAACTCGGAATCTAGCAAATGCATCATAAACATCGCCGATACGCTTGAGAAGACCTTGACCGGCGGCGAAATAAGCTGGGCAAACGTTTTTAACGGTAGTGAATAA
- a CDS encoding thioredoxin family protein, which yields MKIEEKLTAFSLPDVSGETVSTDDLAGRELLAVIFGCNHCPYVKAYLDRIIQIEQNYRDNGLEILMINPNNEETYPADSFENMKALAKEKDFKFRYLRDETAGVARQFEAKVTPEVYLFDKSRVLRYKGRIDDCWHSQKGVRKHDLIHALDDLIANREVGVKSTTPIGCTIKWP from the coding sequence ATGAAAATCGAAGAGAAACTAACTGCGTTCAGTTTGCCGGACGTAAGCGGCGAAACTGTATCGACAGACGACCTGGCTGGCAGGGAACTGCTTGCCGTCATATTCGGCTGTAATCACTGCCCTTACGTCAAGGCATACCTCGACCGTATCATACAGATCGAACAGAACTACCGCGACAATGGCCTTGAAATACTGATGATAAATCCGAATAATGAAGAGACTTATCCCGCAGACTCCTTTGAAAACATGAAGGCCCTTGCGAAGGAAAAAGATTTCAAATTCCGGTATCTCCGCGACGAAACCGCCGGCGTCGCCCGGCAGTTCGAGGCAAAAGTAACGCCTGAAGTATACCTCTTCGATAAGAGCCGGGTACTGCGCTACAAGGGGAGGATCGACGACTGCTGGCACAGCCAGAAAGGTGTTCGGAAGCACGACCTGATCCACGCGCTCGACGATCTCATCGCGAACCGCGAGGTTGGGGTAAAATCCACCACCCCCAT